The window GCTGGAAGGCGGAAGGGGTATGCGGTGAGGTGATGCCGGACTTCTCGGCCGCGTCGAGCCCGGAGCACCGTTACAGGTGTCACCATCCGGTGGAGGAGGGCGAGGCCACCCGCGACCTCGTACGGCAGAGTCACCTTCCCAAGGAGCCCTGATGACCGCCCACCCGTCACCCACCACCACCCTTCTAAGGCCGCGCTTCGCGCCCCTTTCTTTTCCGCTCACCGGTGTCGTCCCGCCCGTCTGCACGCCCCTGACACCGGACCGCGAGGTGGACGTCCCGTCACTGCTCAGGCTGGTCGACCACCTGATGGATGGCGGGGTGCACGGCCTGTTCGTGCTCGGTTCGTCGTCGGAGGCGGCGTATCTGACGGACCGGCAGCGCAGAGTTGTGGTGGAGGCGGTGACGGGGCACGTGGGGGGCCGGCTCCCCGTGCTGGCGGGCGTGATCGACATGACGACGCCGAGGGTGTTGGACCATGTCCGGGAGGTCACGGAGGCGGGCGCGGACGCGGTGGTGGCGACCGCGCCCTTCTACGCCCGGACCCACCCGACCGAGATCGCCCGCCACTACCGCCTGATCGCGGCGGCCTGCCCGGTCCCGGTGGTGGCCTACGACCTCCCGGCCTCCGTCCACACCAAACTCCCCGCCGACGTGATCCTGGACCTCGCCGCCGAGGGCACGCTGGCCGGTCTGAAGGACTCCAGCGGCGACCTGGCCGGATTCCGCGAGGTCGTCATCGGCGCCCGCACCCGCCCCGACGTCACGGGCTTCAGCGTGCTGACCGGCTCGGAGCTCGTCGTCGACGCGGCCCTCGCGGTCGGCGCGGACGGCGCGGTGCCGGGCCTCGCCAACGTCGACCCGCACGGCTACGTCCACCTCGACCGCCTGTGCCGGGCCGGCGACTGGGAGCGGGCCCGGGTCGAGCAGGAACGCCTGTGCGCCCTCTTCGGCATGGTGACCGTGGGGGACCCGGGGCGGATGGGCGGGAGCTCGTCGGCACTGGGCGCGTTCAAGGCGGCGCTGCACCTGCGGGGCGTCATCGCCTGCGCGGCGACGGCGGAGCCTCAGATGCCGTTGTCGGCGGAGGAGGTGGAGGGGGTGGGGAAGTTCCTGGCGGGAGCGGGGTTGCTGTAAGCGGGAGCGGGGGTCCAGGGGGCGGAGCCCCCTGGCGGGGGCGAGAAACTAGTGATCTGGTTCGGAGATCCTGTCTCAGTAGCGGCAGATGCGGTCGAGGATCTGGTCGGCGGTCTTGGTCCATTTGAAGGGCCTGACATCGTCGTTCCAGACCTTGATCCACTCTTCGAGTGCGGTCTTGAGGTCGTCGAGTGAGCAGAACACCCCGCGTGTGAGGCAGCGTCGTTCCAGCTCGGCGAACCACCGTTCGACCTGGTTGATCCAGGACGAGTAGGTCGGGGTGAAGTGGAGCTGGAAGCGGGGGTGCGCGAGCAGCCACTTGTGCACCACGGGCGCCTTGTGGGCGGAGAGGTTGTCGCAGATGACGTGGACCGCCAGGCTCTTGTCGGTCTGGCGGTCGATCTCGTCGAGGAAGTCGCGGAACTCGACGGCCCGGTGTTGGGCGGACAGCTTCGTGATCACCTTGCCCGTGGCGGTGTTCAGTGCGGCGAACAGGTCGACGGTCCCGTGCCGGACGTAGTCGAAACTCCGCCGCTCGGGCACTCCCGGAATCATCGGCAGGACCGGTGCGGTCCGCTCAAGAGCCTGGATCTGTGGTTTCTCGTCCATCGCGAAGACGACGGCATTGGCCGGCGGGGCGAGGTAAAGGCCGACGACATCACGGATCTTGTCGATCAGAAACGGGTCGGGTGAGATCTTGAAGGTCTCAGTCCGCCACGGCTGCAGGCCGAAGGCGTGCCAGATCCGCAGCACGCGCGCCGGCGAGATCCCCACGACCTTGGCCAGCTCCCGCTTCGACCAGTGCGTCCCGCCCTGTGGCGTCTGCTCCAGGGTGCGGACCACGACCTCTTCCACCTGGGCATCGGTGATGGTCCGCGGCACCCCGGGCCGCGGCTCGTCGGCGAGTCCGTCCAGTCGCCGGGCAAGGAACCGTG of the Streptomyces sp. T12 genome contains:
- a CDS encoding IS630 family transposase, with the protein product MGDTRLEPVVLSEAERLTLESWAKRRSTAQGLAVRARIVLACANGWNNTVVAARLGVGRDTVRRWRTRFLARRLDGLADEPRPGVPRTITDAQVEEVVVRTLEQTPQGGTHWSKRELAKVVGISPARVLRIWHAFGLQPWRTETFKISPDPFLIDKIRDVVGLYLAPPANAVVFAMDEKPQIQALERTAPVLPMIPGVPERRSFDYVRHGTVDLFAALNTATGKVITKLSAQHRAVEFRDFLDEIDRQTDKSLAVHVICDNLSAHKAPVVHKWLLAHPRFQLHFTPTYSSWINQVERWFAELERRCLTRGVFCSLDDLKTALEEWIKVWNDDVRPFKWTKTADQILDRICRY
- a CDS encoding dihydrodipicolinate synthase family protein; this encodes MTAHPSPTTTLLRPRFAPLSFPLTGVVPPVCTPLTPDREVDVPSLLRLVDHLMDGGVHGLFVLGSSSEAAYLTDRQRRVVVEAVTGHVGGRLPVLAGVIDMTTPRVLDHVREVTEAGADAVVATAPFYARTHPTEIARHYRLIAAACPVPVVAYDLPASVHTKLPADVILDLAAEGTLAGLKDSSGDLAGFREVVIGARTRPDVTGFSVLTGSELVVDAALAVGADGAVPGLANVDPHGYVHLDRLCRAGDWERARVEQERLCALFGMVTVGDPGRMGGSSSALGAFKAALHLRGVIACAATAEPQMPLSAEEVEGVGKFLAGAGLL